Proteins encoded in a region of the Pseudomonas putida genome:
- a CDS encoding PIG-L deacetylase family protein has protein sequence MNENLIQSSSGTPWASWQQAAHLARATWLDPRQLCPPGRRLVLIAPHPDDEILMAGGLLAGFTGREEELVLISATDGEGSHPGSSHWSEHRLRRQRPLESRQALKQLGLEPNQMDWRRLHLRDGQLPREEAFLVSHLTQLLRPDDLLMATWRNDGHCDHEAVGRAAAHAAAARQVQLAEVPVWAWHWAEPDDPRLPWPRAHRLQLDESRLARKRKALAAHVSQLGRDDEQPVLPSNLLDCLLQPFELVFL, from the coding sequence ATGAACGAGAATCTGATTCAGTCGAGCAGTGGCACGCCTTGGGCATCCTGGCAACAGGCCGCGCATCTGGCCCGTGCTACCTGGCTCGATCCGCGCCAGCTTTGCCCGCCAGGGCGCCGCCTGGTATTGATTGCACCCCACCCGGACGACGAAATACTCATGGCCGGCGGCCTGCTGGCGGGGTTCACCGGTCGCGAAGAAGAACTGGTGCTGATTTCCGCCACCGATGGTGAGGGCAGTCACCCAGGTTCCAGCCACTGGAGCGAGCACCGCTTGCGCCGCCAGCGCCCTCTGGAGAGCCGCCAGGCCCTGAAGCAGCTGGGCCTGGAGCCAAACCAGATGGACTGGCGCAGGCTGCATCTCAGGGACGGCCAGCTGCCGCGTGAAGAAGCGTTTCTGGTTAGCCACCTCACCCAGTTGCTGCGGCCCGATGACCTGTTGATGGCTACCTGGCGTAATGACGGGCATTGCGATCACGAGGCCGTCGGCCGCGCTGCCGCGCATGCGGCGGCGGCCCGCCAGGTGCAATTGGCCGAGGTACCGGTTTGGGCATGGCATTGGGCAGAGCCTGACGATCCACGTCTGCCGTGGCCCCGTGCCCACCGTCTGCAACTCGATGAAAGCCGCTTGGCACGCAAGCGCAAGGCGTTGGCCGCTCACGTCAGCCAGCTGGGACGGGACGACGAACAGCCAGTGCTGCCGTCCAATCTGCTGGATTGTCTGCTGCAACCTTTCGAACTGGTCTTTCTGTAG